A single genomic interval of Gossypium raimondii isolate GPD5lz chromosome 11, ASM2569854v1, whole genome shotgun sequence harbors:
- the LOC105804097 gene encoding probable E3 ubiquitin-protein ligase EDA40, with the protein MVTGWRRAFCTSITKKQDTPVLPEKQQQQSNGTKTPRFSSKFGFFSNPSTPRLQSQPVSSPSLRCRTTSNPVSSLPNSPKLHCKTSHFSNPSSPKSPSSFSLLKATLCLSKGGRCGICLQSVKTGQGTAIFTAECSHSFHFPCVAAHIKKQQLLNCPVCSTSWKELPLLSLEQQPSKTSLKNINTKSFRVYNDDEPLASPVSLSQFNPIPESDETENDDVEEEFQGFSVTPTIAKEIGVHPRNVEVRLLQEAAMVAVGRSHESYVVVMKVHAPTATRRVRRAPIDLVTVLEVSGSGMRLQMVKRAMRLVISLLNETDRLSIVVFSSSSKRLLPLKRMSSNGRRSARRIVDALGSSGQGMSVKDALKKAAKVLEDRREKNAVASILILSDGQDKQCEMNSTNQNLPVVSTTRLAQSEIPVHSIGFGTCSQAPNDDAFCKIVNGLVSVVVQDVRLQLGFVSGSAPAEISSVYSLTTRPSYVGSNSVRIGDLHSGEEKELLVELKVPVSSSGSHRVMSVRSSHKDPFTHEMVYSRDQRLLIPRPSQSVRSSSHTIQRLRNLHVSTRAVAESRRLVERNHLSGAQHLLTSARALLLQSGSSSAEEFIRRLETELVELNGQRHRQRANNNNNSQVEDKAEPITPTSAWRAAERLAKVAIMRKHLNRVSDLHGFENARF; encoded by the exons ATGGTGACTGGTTGGAGAAGAGCTTTTTGCACTTCCATTACCAAGAAACAGGACACCCCAGTTTTACCAGAAAAACAACAGCAGCAAAGCAATGGCACCAAAACTCCAAGATTTAGCTCAAAGTTTGGATTTTTCTCCAACCCATCGACTCCGAGGTTGCAATCACAACCCGTTTCAAGCCCAAGTCTTCGTTGCCGAACCACTTCCAACCCAGTTTCTTCACTTCCCAATAGCCCCAAACTTCATTGCAAAACATCCCATTTCTCCAATCCTTCATCACCTAAATCCCCTTCCAGTTTCTCCCTCCTTAAGGCAACTCTTTGCCTCTCCAAA GGTGGTCGATGTGGAATCTGTTTACAAAGCGTGAAAACGGGTCAAGGCACGGCGATTTTCACGGCGGAGTGTTCCCACTCCTTCCATTTCCCTTGCGTCGCCGCCCACATAAAAAAGCAACAATTACTGAACTGCCCCGTCTGTTCCACCTCCTGGAAGGAGCTCCCTTTACTCTCCCTTGAACAACAACCTAGTAAAACATCACTCAAGAACATCAACACGAAGTCTTTTCGAGTCTACAACGACGATGAGCCATTGGCCTCCCCGGTTTCTCTTTCTCAGTTTAATCCCATTCCGGAATCCGACGAAACCGAAAACGACGACGTTGAAGAGGAATTCCAAGGATTCTCTGTGACTCCTACGATTGCGAAAGAAATTGGAGTTCATCCAAGAAATGTAGAGGTTAGGTTGCTACAAGAGGCGGCGATGGTGGCAGTGGGGAGGAGCCATGAGAGTTATGTGGTGGTTATGAAAGTGCACGCTCCAACGGCGACGCGGAGAGTGAGGAGGGCTCCGATTGACTTGGTTACGGTATTGGAAGTTAGCGGGAGCGGGATGCGGTTGCAGATGGTGAAACGCGCTATGAGGTTAGTTATCTCTTTGCTTAACGAAACGGACCGTTTGTCGATCGTGGTCTTTTCGTCGAGTTCGAAGCGGTTGTTGCCGTTGAAAAGGATGAGTTCAAACGGACGGAGATCCGCGAGAAGGATTGTTGACGCGCTGGGAAGCAGCGGGCAAGGGATGAGTGTGAAGGACGCGCTTAAAAAGGCGGCCAAAGTGTTGGAAGATCGCAGAGAGAAAAACGCCGTTGCCAGCATCTTGATCTTATCCGACGGTCAGGATAAACAATGTGAAATGAATTCCACCAATCAGAACCTCCCAGTTGTTTCAACCACGCGCCTGGCACAATCAGAGATCCCCGTGCACTCCATCGGTTTCGGCACATGCAGTCAGGCTCCAAACGACGACGCTTTCTGTAAAATCGTGAATGGGCTTGTAAGCGTGGTGGTTCAGGATGTCAGACTCCAACTGGGATTCGTATCCGGGTCAGCGCCAGCAGAGATTTCGTCGGTCTATTCATTGACAACCCGACCGTCTTACGTCGGGTCGAATTCGGTACGGATCGGGGACTTGCACTCGGGCGAGGAGAAAGAGTTACTGGTGGAGCTGAAAGTACCCGTATCGTCCAGCGGGTCCCACAGGGTGATGTCCGTACGATCCTCTCACAAGGATCCATTTACCCATGAGATGGTCTACTCGAGGGATCAAAGGCTGTTAATACCTAGACCATCGCAATCGGTCCGATCCTCATCTCACACCATCCAACGGCTGAGGAACCTCCACGTCAGCACACGTGCCGTCGCGGAGTCTCGCCGTTTGGTCGAGCGGAACCATTTATCGGGAGCGCAACATTTGCTCACTTCGGCTCGAGCCTTGTTGCTGCAATCTGGTTCCAGTTCAGCTGAGGAATTTATTCGCCGGCTGGAAACTGAGTTAGTCGAGTTGAACGGGCAGCGCCATAGACAGAGggcaaataataacaataatagtcAGGTGGAAGATAAGGCCGAGCCGATAACACCGACGTCGGCTTGGAGAGCCGCGGAGCGATTGGCTAAAGTGGCGATAATGAGGAAGCATCTGAACAGAGTGAGCGATTTGCATGGATTTGAAAATGCCagattttaa